One uncultured Alphaproteobacteria bacterium genomic region harbors:
- the ompR gene encoding DNA-binding response regulator in two-component regulatory system with EnvZ (Evidence 2a : Function of homologous gene experimentally demonstrated in an other organism; PubMedId : 10464234, 2845093, 2997120, 3010044, 6292199, 8063417, 8989318, 9016718; Product type r : regulator) — protein sequence MNEKTPHILVVDDNAEIRDLLSKYLVRNGLRATTAASGAEARKMLGAAAIDLIVLDIMMPGEDGLSVCRHVRETRDTPIILLTAVAEDTDRIVGLEMGADDYLTKPFNPRELLARIKAVLRRANSLPHKAVADSPAETVVSFGDWRLRTDRRELENGSGTVISLSTAEFALLKAFTDHPRMVLSRDQLLDLTQGRAANVFDRSIDNQVSRLRKKIEPDPKTPALIKTVWGGGYMLSAEVRREGPDSRRAP from the coding sequence ATGAACGAAAAGACTCCGCACATCCTGGTCGTCGACGACAACGCCGAGATTCGCGACCTCCTGAGCAAATATCTGGTGCGCAACGGCCTGCGCGCCACCACCGCGGCCTCGGGCGCGGAAGCGCGCAAGATGCTGGGCGCCGCGGCGATCGACCTGATCGTGCTCGACATCATGATGCCCGGGGAAGACGGCCTGTCGGTCTGCCGCCATGTGCGCGAAACCCGCGATACGCCGATCATTCTCCTGACCGCCGTCGCCGAGGACACCGACCGCATCGTCGGCCTCGAGATGGGAGCGGACGACTACCTCACCAAACCCTTCAACCCGCGCGAACTGCTCGCCCGCATCAAGGCGGTGCTGCGCCGCGCCAACAGCCTGCCGCACAAGGCGGTGGCCGACAGCCCGGCGGAAACCGTGGTGAGCTTCGGCGACTGGCGGCTGCGCACCGACCGCCGCGAGCTCGAAAACGGCTCGGGCACGGTGATTTCGCTCTCCACCGCCGAATTCGCGCTGCTCAAGGCGTTCACCGACCACCCGCGCATGGTGCTCTCGCGCGACCAGCTCCTCGACCTCACCCAGGGCCGCGCCGCCAACGTCTTCGACCGCAGCATCGACAATCAGGTCAGCCGCCTGCGCAAAAAGATCGAGCCCGACCCGAAGACGCCCGCGCTGATCAAGACGGTGTGGGGCGGCGGCTACATGCTTTCCGCCGAGGTCCGCCGCGAAGGCCCCGATTCGCGGCGTGCGCCCTGA